One window of Triticum dicoccoides isolate Atlit2015 ecotype Zavitan chromosome 5A, WEW_v2.0, whole genome shotgun sequence genomic DNA carries:
- the LOC119299374 gene encoding syntaxin-51-like, translating into MASSSDPWMKEYTEASKLVDDISSMIADRSSLPQSGPEIMRHTSAIRRKITILGTRLDSLVTLLSRIPPKSLTDKEMHKRQDALSNLKSKAKQMGTSFNVSNFANREDLLGQSKKAADDMSRVAGLDNQGIVGLQRQVMREQDEGLERLEETVLSTKHIALAVNEELTLHTRLIDDLEDHVDVTNSRLQRVQKRLAILNKRAKGGCSCMCLMLSVAAIVLLAVIVWLLIKYL; encoded by the exons ATGGCATCATCTTCGGACCCATGGATGAAAGAGTACACTGAAGCATCTAAGCTTGTTGACGATATAAGTTCCATGATTGCCGATAGAAGTTCTCTTCCACAATCAGGCCCTGAAATTATGCGCCACACATCAGCCATTCGGAGAAAAATAACTATTCTTGGGACTAGACTGGATAGCTTGGTGACATTGTTGTCCAGGATTCCGCCAAAGTCACT cACTGACAAGGAGATGCATAAGCGCCAAGATGCACTTTCCAACTTGAAATCTAAAGCAAAACAGATGGGGACAAGTTTCAACGTGTCAAACTTTGCCAACAG GGAGGATTTGCTTGGTCAGAGTAAGAAAGCAGCTGATGATATGAGCAGAGTTGCTGGGTTAGACAACCAAGGGATTGTTGGCCTCCAGAGGCAAGTTATGAGAG AACAAGATGAGGGTCTCGAAAGGCTGGAGGAGACAGTCCTGAGCACAAAACATATTGCATTAGCAGTCAATGAAGAACTTACTCTGCATACAAGATTGATT GATGACTTGGAAGATCACGTCGACGTTACAAACTCCCGTCTTCAG CGTGTGCAAAAGAGGCTTGCAATTCTGAACAAGCGCGCCAAAGGTGGCTGCTCATGCATGTGCCTAATGCTCTCTGTTGCTGCCATAGTGCTGCTCGCGGTTATCGTTTGGCTTCTCATCAAGTACCTGTAA